A single window of Toxotes jaculatrix isolate fToxJac2 chromosome 4, fToxJac2.pri, whole genome shotgun sequence DNA harbors:
- the LOC121180388 gene encoding bromodomain-containing protein 4-like — MGDGLEAGSSQNPPSAPPPLPFNHPTPNIGGNSSRPKRQTNQLQYLLKVVLKTLWKHDFAWPFQAPVDAVKLNLPDYYEIIKNPMDMGTIKKRLENNYYWNAQECIQDFNTMFTNCYIYNKPGDDIVLMAEALEKLFLQKITEMPQEETEIAVVSKGRRGGRWETALITKSDSGQDSSSPSTTPHTRGFSSPSTNPQTRPAPAPQGPPTLPLVQPQPQPQPPPRVPPTPTSHAHLGPPFPLLTQDVLAQGMTSVPPPAPTHPGLHPAPMLQSSPALIKQRKSQKRKADTTTPTANDQLSESSPVSAEARPRRESSRPSKQPKREASQPDSQHHLGGGLDTGGVVTPKRQEQLRSCARLVREMLSKKHMGYAWPFYKPVDVKALGLHDYYDIIKHPMDLSTIKKKLDNKQYRDAQEFAADVRLMFSNCYKYNPPDHDVVVMARKLQDVFEMRFAKMPDDPEEPTPVPTPSSALHPAPSTRQAPPPSAVSEDDSSSSSESESSGGDSEHERQQRLAELQEQLKAVHEQLAALSQPQACKPKKKEREKKEKKKEKHKKKMGAEETVEAPPSGMLQAPKKSKSSKEPVIGKKDRKKPSKKEGVKISRPAVPPQPGPTPLVPSASLEAEDDIDVFGAVSAERCKPMSYEEKRQLSLDINKLPGDKLGRVVHIIQTREPSLKNSNPDEIEIDFETLKPSTLRELEKYVSSCLRKKKKPSAEKPLEMTNVTKMKTGSSSSGSSDSSDSEDSENGLVPKQQKKTSTNKDTKRPHHQSLSSGVGPVPLQPQPQPQIVQSKPPFVPPPSVPVSVPSLDTSQLLTSGFDPLAHFMNPHLTQGNAEPNPTITTAGAPVTSGLLNTNTPRSQTPTETHPFLNQHPIIPSPAIHNALPQQPSRPSNRAAPLPPKPSQPPPSSLPSLPPSSSPQLQPSLPLTLPQPVPRPRVPSPPSHGILGTLSAQPPQALLEDDEEPTPTSSETPPLSQVHTYLQSLQDRTTAQTQPMHTHTHSPMQGASQLVASIHTQAMTTSTPALTQRHSSGHAHMQQPFPHTHMSTPQQQKGVALQQKVQQMQQHQQQPSPRSKTEPFSTGCLRESPSPLMMHSPQMPQFHTMGQQSPSQTKKHEQRSNLVGGKEEKPSQSPVLPPSTFSPAMRQETHKPDNKHRLDLKPLDGSRPGSRLPDSPALPCSQQDNKIKQEPKTPIAPKKTQDVKLKNMGSWASLAQRSQSTPASSVRSSSDSFEQFRRAAREKEERERQLKAQAEQARREQEKLRRDDEDTMEQARRVQEDARRRQEQQSPLAPTPPASTPPTHSPQAPPTQPQVPPPPSTAAQNALDQQREMARRREQERRRREAMADTIDINFQSDLMAIFEENLF; from the exons ATGGGAGACGGACTGGAGGCAGGCAGCAGCCAGAACCCTCCCTCTGCCCCACCGCCTCTCCCCTTCAACCATCCAACACCTAACATAGGAGGGAACTCCTCCAGACCCAAACGACAGACCAACCAGCTGCAG TACCTGCTTAAAGTGGTGTTGAAGACTTTATGGAAGCACGACTTTGCATGGCCCTTCCAAGCTCCTGTAGATGCCGTCAAACTCAATTTGCCC GACTACTATGAGATCATCAAGAATCCTATGGACATGGGTACAATAAAAAAACGGCTGGAGAACAATTACTACTGGAATGCCCAGGAGTGTATTCAAGACTTCAACACAATGTTCACAAACTGCTACATCTACAACAAG ccTGGGGATGATATTGTCCTAATGGCGGAGGCCTTGGAAAAGCTCTTTCTCCAGAAGATCACAGAGATGCCGCAGGAAGAGACGGAGATTGCTGTGGTCAGCAAGGGACGCCGCGGGGGCAGATGGGAGACAG CTCTGATCACAAAGTCGGATTCAGGACAAGACTCATCgtccccctccaccaccccacATACGCGAGGCTTCTCATCCCCGTCAACCAATCCACAGACCCGTCCTGCACCTGCCCCTCAAGGTCCCCCTACTCTGCCCCTGGtccagcctcagcctcagcctcagcctcccCCACGCGTGCCTCCTACACCCACCTCCCATGCGCATCTGGGACCCCCATTCCCCCTCTTAACTCAAGATGTCCTGGCCCAAGGCATGACCTCTGTTCCCCCTCCAGCTCCGACACACCCAGGCCTCCATCCTGCCCCAATGCTGCAGAGCTCCCCTGCTCTCATCAAG CAAAGGAAGAGccagaagagaaaagcagacaCCACCACACCCACAGCCAATGACCAGCTCAGCGAATCATCTCCTGTGTCCGCCGAGGCACGGCCACGGCGAGAGAGCAGTCGTCCATCAAAGCAGCCCAAAAGAGAGGCATCGCAGCCGGATTCTCAACATCACCTGGGTGGTGGTTTGGACACGGGAGGGGTGGTAACGCCGAAACGTCAGGAGCAGTTGCGTTCCTGTGCACGCCTTGTCAGAGAGATGCTGTCCAAGAAACACATGGGATACGCCTGGCCTTTTTACAAGCCTGTTGACGTAAAAGCTCTTGGCCTCCATGACTACTACGACATCATCAAACATCCCATGGATCTCAGCACCATCAAG AAAAAGCTGGACAACAAACAGTACAGAGATGCTCAAGAATTTGCAGCAGATGTCAGGTTGATGTTCTCCAACTGTTACAAGTACAATCCTCCAGACCATGATGTTGTTGTCATGGCACGCAAATTACAG GACGTGTTTGAGATGCGTTTCGCCAAAATGCCTGATGATCCAGAGGAGCCCACCCCTGTTCCCACCCCGTCATCGGCCCTCCACCCTGCCCCCTCCACTCGACAAGCCCCGCCTCCTTCCGCTGTGTCGGAAGACGACAGCTCCAGTTCTTCCGAATCGGAGTCCTCGGGAGGAGACTCAGAACACGAAAGGCAACAGCGATTGGCTGAGTTACAGGAACAG CTTAAAGCTGTCCATGAACAGTTGGCAGCGCTCTCCCAGCCGCAGGCCTGCAAGCccaagaagaaagagagggagaagaaggagaagaagaaagaaaagcacaagAAGAAGATGGGAGCAGAGGAAACTGTGGAGGCCCCTCCATCTGGAATGCTTCAGGCTCCTAAGAAAAGCAAGAGCAGCAAGGAGCCAGTCATTGGGAAGAAGGACAGGAAAAAGCCCAG TAAGAAAGAAGGAGTTAAAATCAGCCGTCCAGCTGTGCCCCCTCAGCCTGGGCCCACCCCTCTTGTCCCCTCAGCCTCTCTTGAAGCAGAGGATGACATAG ATGTATTTGGGGCTGTGTCCGCCGAAAGATGCAAGCCGATGTCGTACGAGGAGAAGCGCCAGCTGAGCCTGGACATCAACAAGCTGCCCGGCGACAAACTGGGCCGCGTCGTGCACATAATCCAAACGCGCGAGCCTTCGCTGAAGAACTCCAACCCGGATGAGATTGAGATCGACTTTGAGACGCTGAAGCCTTCCAcgctgagagagctggagaaatacgtctccagctgcctcaggaagaagaaaaaacccTCAG CAGAGAAGCCTCTGGAAATGACAAATGTGACAAAGATGAAGACAGGATCTTCATCTTCAGGCAGCAGCGACTCCTCTGATAGTGAAGACTCTGAGAATG GGCTGGTTCccaaacagcagaagaagacCTCGACTAATAAAGACACCAAGAGACCACACCACCAGTCCCTCAGTAGCGGAGTTGGCCCAGTCCCTcttcagcctcagcctcagcctcaaaTCGTCCAGTCCAAACCACCATTTGTCCCCCCTCCTTCTGTCCCTGTTTCTGTCCCATCTCTGGACACCTCCCAGCTGTTGACCTCAGGATTTGATCCTCTGGCCCACTTCATGAACCCACACCTGACGCAGGGAAACGCAGAGCCGAATCCAACCATTACTACCGCTGGTGCCCCCGTCACCTCTGGCCtcctcaacacaaacacacccagaaGCCAGACGCCCACTGAGACGCACCCTTTCCTAAACCAACATCCCATCATACCCTCACCAG CGATCCACAATGCTCTTCCCCAGCAACCATCAAGACCTAGCAACCGTGCCGCACCGCTTCCTCCCAAACCTTCACAGCCTCCCCCGTCCTCGctcccctccctgcctccatcctcctctccccaGCTTCAGCCCTCGCTTCCACTCACCCTTCCCCAGCCTGTCCCTCGCCCTCGTGTCCCTTCACCCCCATCACATGGCATCTTGGGTACCCTCTCGGCACAACCGCCTCAAGCCCTGCTGGAGGACGACGAAGAGCCGACACCCACCAGTTCTGAAACCCCACCCCTGAGCCAGGTGCACACCTACCTGCAGTCTCTCCAGGATCGAACCACAGCGCAGACCCAGccgatgcacacacacacgcattcaccCATGCAGGGTGCTTCTCAGCTGGTCGCTTCAATACACACGCAGGCTATGACGACATCCACCCCTGCTCTGACGCAGAGACACAGCTCAGGCCACGCGCACATGCAGCAGCCATTTCCACACACGCACATGTCAACGCCACAGCAGCAGAAGGGGGTGGCCCTGCAGCAGAAGGTACAACAGATGcagcaacatcaacaacagcCGTCTCCGCGAAGTAAAACAGAACCTTTCTCAACAG GTTGCCTGCGTGAGAGCCCGTCTCCCCTGATGATGCATTCTCCTCAGATGCCTCAGTTCCATACAATGGGACAGCAGTCACCCTCACAGACCAAGAAACAT GAGCAGAGGTCCAACCTCGTGGGGGGCAAAGAAGAGAAGCCCTCCCAGTCGCCAGTTCTGCCCCCCTCAACCTTCAGCCCTGCTATGCGTCAGGAAACTCACAAAcctgacaacaaacaca GATTAGATCTGAAGCCATTGGATGGTTCACGCCCTGGTTCTCGCCTCCCAGACTCCCCAGCACTGCCCTGCTCGCAGCAAGACAACAAAATTAAGCAAGAGCCCAAAACTCCCATTGCTCCGAAGAAGACAcag GATGTGAAGTTAAAGAATATGGGCTCCTGGGCCAGCCTGGCTCAAAGGTCCCAGTCCACACCAGCCTCCTCCGTTCGCTCCTCCAGCGACAGCTTTGAACAATTCAGACGGGCCGcaagggagaaggaggagcgaGAACGACAGCTGAAAGCACAGGCAGAGCAGGCCAGGAGAGAGCAAGAAAAGCTACG CCGTGACGACGAAGACACAATGGAACAAGCTCGTCGAGTGCAGGAAGACGCCCGTCGTCGCCAGGAGCAGCAGTCGCCACTTGCTCCCACACCTCCAGCCTCCACCCCACCCACTCACTCTCCACAGGCTCCACCCACACAGCCACAAGTCCCGCCCCCACCATCCACGGCTGCGCAGAACGCGCTCGACCAGCAGAGGGAGATGGCACGCCGCCGTGAGCAGGAGAGGCGCAGGAGAGAGGCG ATGGCTGACACCATTGACATCAACTTCCAGAGCGACCTGATGGCCATTTTTGAAGAGAACCTGTTCTGA
- the lpar2b gene encoding lysophosphatidic acid receptor 2b yields the protein MDTVSEDKPGCYYNRSVKFFYEESGKNISDHWRTRDYVIVTLGMSVCFIVIFSNLLVIGAILKNRRFHFPIYYLLGNLALADLFSGISYLHLMFHTGPWTIKLSKYQWFVRQGLIDTSLTASVLNLLAVAVERHQTIFKMQLHSKMSTRRIFVIIVFIWLVAIIMGLVPTMGWHCLCDLPNCSTMAPLYSRSYLVFWAILNLLTFSIMVAVYTRIFIYVRRKSEQMSQHTSQMRHRETVFNLMKTVSMILGLFVVCWTPGLVVLLLDGLACETCKVLRYEKYFLVLAECNSFVNPIVYSFRDKDMRETFKDILCFPFRRDSKHRGNSGAHFNTLEHENYKSRNAAPSERSNGIPLIREGSEDMPASSENWN from the exons ATGGATACAGTGTCTGAGGACAAACCAGGATGCTATTACAACCGCAGTGTAAAATTCTTCTACGAGGAGAGTGGCAAGAACATCAGCGACCACTGGCGCACACGTGACTATGTGATCGTCACTTTGGGAATGTCAGTGTGCTTTATCGTCATCTTTTCCAACCTTTTGGTCATAGGGGCCATTTTAAAAAACCGTCGCTTTCACTTTCCCATCTACTACCTGTTGGGTAATCTGGCTTTGGCAGATCTCTTCTCAG GTATCTCCTACCTCCACTTGATGTTTCACACTGGTCCTTGGACCATTAAGCTGTCTAAGTACCAGTGGTTTGTGCGTCAGGGGCTGATCGACACCAGTCTGACAGCCTCGGTCCTCAACCTCCTGGCCGTGGCCGTGGAACGTCACCAAACCATCTTCAAAATGCAGCTGCACAGTAAGATGAGCACGCGGCGGATTTTCGTCATCATAGTGTTCATCTGGCTGGTGGCGATAATCATGGGCCTGGTTCCCACCATGGGCTGGCACTGTCTGTGCGACCTGCCGAACTGCTCCACCATGGCCCCGCTGTACAGCCGCAGCTACCTGGTGTTCTGGGCCATTCTCAATCTGCTGACCTTCTCCATCATGGTGGCCGTCTACACACGGATCTTTATCTACGTGAGGCGCAAGAGCGAGCAGATGTCGCAGCACACCTCCcagatgagacacagagagacagtgttCAACCTGATGAAGACCGTCTCCATGATCCTGg GCCTTTTTGTGGTTTGCTGGACGCCTGGCCTGGTTGTGCTGCTGCTCGATGGTCTGGCCTGTGAAACGTGTAAGGTGCTACGCTACGAGAAGTACTTCCTGGTGTTGGCCGAGTGCAACTCCTTTGTCAACCCCATCGTCTACTCCTTCAGGGACAAAGACATGAGGGAGACCTTCAAGGATATCCTGTGCTTCCCGTTCCGGCGTGACAGCAAACACCGGGGCAACTCTGGAGCCCACTTTAACACCCTGGAGCACGAG AACTATAAGTCTCGCAATGCTGCGCCGAGTGAGAGAAGCAACGGGATTCCTCTCATCCGCGAAGGCTCAGAAGACATGCCTGCCTCTTCAGAAAACTGGAATTAA